Part of the Caldalkalibacillus salinus genome, ATCTGCTCAATCATGTCCATATCGATTTCTTTCTTTGCTTTATTCATCATTTTTCTAGCGCCACGGCTGGTTTTGTTCATCGTCCGATCCACCTGCTGTCTAGAGCGATCGACCATACCTTCAACTTCGTCTGCGACACCGGCCGAGTCTTTACCAAACATGGCTAGCATCGGGCAGTAGCGCGTCACGCCTTCAGCCACTTTCATGGCGGATGCCATCGTCACGAAAAAGCCTGTGTTACTGTGAGGACGTCGGATCATTT contains:
- a CDS encoding YgaP family membrane protein, translating into MKKNVNTIDAYMRLMFGLTGVAWGTSEMIRRPHSNTGFFVTMASAMKVAEGVTRYCPMLAMFGKDSAGVADEVEGMVDRSRQQVDRTMNKTSRGARKMMNKAKKEIDMDMIEQMYGHSQDDEDDDRPYN